The nucleotide window TTGTTGCCCTGATCTTGTCGCTCCCGGCCCTGGCCCGGGCGGCCGGTCACGGCGCGGACGGTCGCATGGAGAGCTATGCGGCATCCCTGCCCGCCGAGCCATTGAGCCACGCTGAAAAGGAAGGCCTGGCTTTCATGTTCGAGGAGGAAAAACTGGCCCGTGACGTATACGCGGCCATGGACACGGCCTGGAATGACCGAATTTTCTCCAACATCGCGTCCAGCGAGCAACAGCACATGGATTCCATCCGCACCCTGCTTGTCAAGTACGGCCTGCCGGTTCCTGCGGATACGCCCGGTCAATTCGACGACCCGCTGATCCGCGAACTGTTCGAGGAACTGACCGGCGCGGGCCGCAAATCCCTGACAGACGGGCTGCGGGTGGGCGCGACCATCGAGGACCTGGACATCGCGGACCTCAAGTCCCGCCTGGCCGATGCCGACAACCGCGACATCCGGGTCGTGTACCAAAACCTGATGAAGGGCTCCCGCAACCACCTGCGGTCCTTCTCCGCCCGCCTTGACGCGGCAGGCGCGCCTTACGAGGCCCGGCACCTGCGGCCGAGTGAGGTGCGGGCCATCGTCACCAGCCCCAACGAACGGGGCATGCTCGACGAAAACGGCCGGCCCGTCCGATAAAGCACCCCATGGTCCGACGACACGGCCCCGCAACGCCCGGCGCGTTGCGGGGCCGTGCGCTTTCACACTCCGGTCCCCGCCCGATTGACAGGGCGGTTGCTGCGGGATACTGTTATCGGCGAAAGTGTATAAATACCTAATCTTATTGAACTCATAATGAAAATACGCACGCTCATCGTCGACGACGAGGCCCCTGCCCGCAGCGAATTGTCATTTCTGCTGGAGAGCTTCCCGGACATCGAGGCCGACGAGGCCCGGACCGGACGCGAGGCGCTGGACATGATCCGCTCCGACTCGCCCGACCTGGTGTTCCTGGACATCCAGATGCCCGGGGCGGACGGTTTCGACGTGCTCCGGGAGGCGCGCTGCCTGCCCGACCCGCCGCTGTTCATCTTTGTCACCGCCTTTGACCAATACGCCATCCGCGCCTTCGAGAAGAACGCCGTGGACTACCTGCTCAAGCCGGTGGAGTCCTCGCGGCTCAAGGTCAGCGTGGAGCGGGTCCGGGAGCTGCTCGGCAGGAACGCGCCCGAGAGCGACCCGCAACCGGAAATGAACGACCTGCTCGCCGCCGTGGGCAAGCCGTTGCCCCGGGTGACCGTGGAAAAGAACGGCCGGTTGCAGCTCATCGATTTCGAGAAAGTGGTCTATTTCGAACTGAGCGGCCGCAAGATCATGGTCAACACCTACGACGGCTGCCATCCCTGCCACGGCCTGGCCACCCTGGACGACGTGGAGACCCGCGTGTCCGACCTCCCCTTCCTGCGCATCAACCGCAGCGCCGTGGTCAACCTGAGCCACGTCAAGGAGTTCTCCCCCTGGACCGGCGGCAAGTACACCCTGGTCCTGAACGACGACGGGTCAACGGAACTGACGCTCAGCCGGGGCCGGGTCAGGGACTTCAAGCAGTATCTCGGCCTCTAGGCCAAGGGAAGAAGGCCGCACATGTTCGAATACATCCTCACGCTGCTGATGACCCTGGTGGGCCGGTTCGGGGCCATGCTGGCCATCGGCCTGTTCGTGCTCACCCTGGCCCCCATCGGCAAGCTGGGAGTGGGCCGCCGCCCGGAGCGGCAGTACCGGTGGATGCTCGGCCTGATCTTCGGCCTGCTCGGCATCATGGGCACCTACGGCGGCGACATCGTGCTCGGCTCCTACGCAAACCTGCGCGGCGTGTACGTCATCACCGGGGGGCTGCTCGGCGGGCCGCTGGTGGGCTTCCTGGCCGGACTCATCGCGGGCGGGCATCGGTTCCTCATCGACATCGGCGGCTTCTCCACCATCCCGTGCGCCCTGGCCACCTTCCTGGAGGGCACCGCCGCAGGCTACGTGTCCATGCACCTCAAGGGCAACAACCTGAGCTGGCGGGCCGCGCTCATCTTCGGCCTGGTCAGCGAGTCCATCCACCAGCTCATGGTCCTGGTCATGGCCAAGCCGTTCGACCAGGCGCTCGAACTGGTCAAGGTCATCGCCCTGCCCATGATCGCGGTGAACACTTTCGGCGCCGTCCTGTTCGTCCAGACCCTGCACCTGCTCTTCGAATACCGTTCCAACCGCGATTCGAGCCGCATCAGCCAGGTCATGGAGATCGCCAACAAGACCGTGGCCCACCTGCGGTTCGGGCTCAACGAGGAATCGGCCATGAACACGGCCCGGATCATCTGGGACCACGTGCCCGTGGCCGCCGTGGACCTGGCCGGGCCGGAGACCGTCCTGGCCCACCTGGGCGTGGGCGACGACCACCACGAACCGGGCCAACCCCTGCGCACCAAGGCCACCCGCAAGGTGCTGAGCACGGGCGAGCCGGTCTTTCTCCGCTCCAAGGCGGCCATCGGCTGCGACAACCCGGACTGCCCCCTCGACTCGGCGGTCATCGTGCCCCTGCGCAAGGGCGGCCTGATCGTGGGCTGCCTCAAGCTCTACGGCACCGAGGACATCCAGCTGCACAAGGTCCACTTCGAGCTGGCCAAAGGACTGGGAGACCTCTTCTCCACCCAGCTGGAACTCCAGGACATCCAGACCCAGAACCAGCTCCTGGCCAAGGCCGAAATCCGGCGGCTGCAGACCCAGATCAACCCCCACTTCCTGTTCAACGCCCTGAACACCATCGGGGCCTTCACCCGCACCAAGCCCGAGCGGGCGCGCTCGCTCCTGGCCGAGCTGGCCATGTACATGCGCCGCAACCTGGACGCGGGCGACGGCTTCACCCGGCTGGGCGCGGAGCTGGACCAGATCCGCTCCTACCTCAAGATCGAGCAGGCCCGGTTCGGCGACCGGGTCCGCAGCCAATGGGAACTGGACCAGGGGGTGGAGAACATCATGATCCCCTCGCTGATCATCCAGCCCCTGGTGGAGAACGGGGTCAAGCACGGCATCCTGGGCAAGGTCGAGGGCGGCACCATCGCCATCCGCATCACCCTGCACGAGGGCACGCTCCGGGTGGAGATCGAGGACGACGGCGTGGGCATGACCCGCGAGACGCTGAACAACGTGCTCGCCAGCACGGGCGAGTTCGACGGCGACGACCACATCGGCGTACGCAACTGCAACCAGCGGCTGGAACAGGTGTACGGCCCGCAGCACGCCCTCTCCTTCACCTCCCGACCGGGCCGGGGAACCCTGGTTTCCTTCACCGTCCCCCTGGCCGCCGAAGCCGCCGCCTGATCTCCGCTGCACTTCAGCCGGATTTTTGTGCGCTTCAGCACGCAAAATCGCAATTTGCCCTTGCCCCCGTGTCATTTTCGATCCGGCAAAGGTATCCTCGCTCCGATTGTGAGAGGAGCCGCGCCCGTGCGCGCGTGGTCCGCCCTGGGGGGGGCGGGCCGATTCAACGCTTTTTACAAAGGAGTATCGAATGGATGCCATGCTCATGATGCTCGCGGCCTTTGCCGGATACATCATCATGTATCAGCTCTACGGCCGCTACATCGGGAAAAAGATTTTCGCCCTGTCCCAGGGGGCCAAAGTGCCTTCGGTGGAAATGGAAGACGGCACGGACTACGTGCCGACCAAGAAGGAAATCATCTTCGGCCACCACTTCACCTCCATCGCCGGCACCGGACCCATCGTCGGCCCGGCCATCGCCGTCATCTGGGGCTGGGTGCCCGCCATGATCTGGATCTTCGTCGGGTCCATCATGATGGGCGCGGTCCACGACTTCGGCGCACTCATCCTGTCCATGCGCAACCAGGGCAAGTCCGTGTCCGAAATCACGGCCAAATACATCAACCCGCGCACCAAGCTGTTCTTCTTCGTGGTGCTCTTCCTCGACCTGCTGATCGTCACCGCCATCTTCGGCCTGGTCATCGCGGTCATCTTCAACATGTACCCGGCGTCCGTCCTGCCTGTGTGGCTGGAAGTGCCCATCGCCATGGCGCTGGGCGTGATCATCTACAAGCGCGGCGGCAACGCCCTGACCTGGTCCCTGATCGCCCTGGCGCTCATGTACGTGACCGTGGTCATCGGCACCTACGTGCCCATCAAGATCGGCACCATCGCGGGCATCCCGCCGACCGGCCTGTGGACCATCGCCCTTCTGGTGTACGCCTTCATCGCGTCCACCCTGCCCGTCACCATGCTGCTGCAGCCGCGTGACTTCATCAACTCGCACCAGCTGATCGTGGCCCTGGCCCTGATGGTGGTCGGCGTGTTCGCCGCCTCCTTCTCCGGCGGCCAGCTGCACATCGTGGCCCCGGCCGTGCAGGCCGCCCCCGCAGGCGCGCCGCCCATGCTGCCGTTCCTGTTCATCACCATCGCCTGCGGCGCCATCTCCGGCTTCCATTCCCTGGTCTCCTCCGGCACCACCGCCAAGCAGGTGGCCTCCGAGCCCGACGCCCTGTTCGTGGGCTACGGCTCCATGCTGACCGAAGCCGTGCTGTCCACCCTGGTCGTCGTGGCCGTGGCCGCAGGCATCGGCCTGGGCTACACCGCCAACGGCACGACCCTGGCCGGTCTCGACGCCTGGACCACCCACTACTCCTCCTGGGCCGCAGCAGCGGGCCTGGGCTCCAAGGTCGCCGCCTTCGTGTTCGGCGCCGCCAACATGATCGAAACCGTGGGCATCCCGCACGGCGTGGCCCTGGCCATCATGGGCGTGTTCGTGGCTTCCTTTGCCGGAACCACCATGGACACCGCCACCCGCATCGAGCGCTACGCCCTGACCGAGCTGTTCAGCGGCTCGCCGATCAAGATCTTCGAAAACAAGTACATCGCCACCGGCGTGGCCGTGTTCCTGGCCGGCTGCCTGGCCTTCTCGTCCGGCGCCAACGGCAAGGGCGCCCTCTCCCTGTGGCCCCTGTTCGGCTGCATCAACCAGATTCTGGCCGCCCTTGTGCTGGCCACCATCACGGTGTACCTGAAGGGCCGAGGCGGACTGAGCTGGATCATTTCGGGCATCCCGGCCGTGTTCCTCGGCGCGATGACCGTCTGGGCCATCCTGCTCAACCAGGGCAGGTACATGGACGCAGGCAACACGCTGCTGTCCGTGATCAACCTGCTGGTGCTCTTCGTGTCCCTGTGGGTCATCTTCGAAGCCTTCTTGAAGTTCCTCAAGACGGACGGAGTCACCCCCGCCGCCGACGTCTCTTAACAATACGCAACCACCCCGGCCGGGCTCGAGCCCGGCCGGGGACCCGTGAGGTTTTCCATGGCTGACGCAACGCACGTCGATACGATTCGCACCGCCCTGCTGCGCCGCTACCTGACCATGCTCTCCCCTGCGGTGGTCCTCTTCGCCGTCTGGGCCGCCTGCCGCCAGGCCGGGCTCGTCCAGTCCCTGGGACTGGGGAACATCGACCTGGTCGGAAAGATCGTCTTCATCTCGGCCATCGTCCTGGCCGTGGCCCTGCCGATGTTCTACCGGATACGCTTCGTCAAGAGCGTGGAGGGCAGCCGAAACGTAAGCGAAGAAGCCTTCGTCCCCTTTCAGCTGACCCTCATGTCCCTGGCCCTGCTCGCGCCCTACGTCGCTGCGGCGGGCTATATTGCGGCAGTGTCCACCTTCCATTTTTCCGGGGCCTTCCTGGCCGGCCTGTACGGCGCGTACTACTACTTCCCCTCGGACAGGCGGGTGGCGCAGGAGATGCGCCTGTTCCGGGTGAGCCGGGACAACGGGGACAACCGAGCATGAAGAATCCCGTCAAGCGGGTCGTCCGCAGCATCCGCAATTCCTATCGCTTTGTGGACCAACTTCACCGGGCCAAGGCCACGGAACGCCTCGAATGGGAAACCAGGGAACTGGAGAACATCTTCAGCCTCCTGACCATCGGCGCGTTCGTGGGCATGCAGGCCCCGCCCATGCACATCTCACTGGAACTGCTCCCTTACATGGAAAACGAGCTGACCTGCATGACCAACCGCGTGTGCATGTCCAACGACCCCCTGGCCGACCTCTTTTCCATGCTGGACGGGATGTAGAACGGAACCGACCGATGGCCGAACAACACTACCATTTTCATGCGGGCAAGGGCGGCGTGGGCAAGTCCACCACCTCTTCCCTGTCGGCGCTGGAGCTGGCCCGGCAGGGCGAGAACGTGCTCCTGGTCTCCCTGGACCCGGCCCACAACCAGGCCGACATCTTCGACACGGATTTCACGGGCAAGCCGACCCGCGTGGCCGACAACCTGCGGGTG belongs to Pseudodesulfovibrio portus and includes:
- a CDS encoding LytR/AlgR family response regulator transcription factor; this translates as MKIRTLIVDDEAPARSELSFLLESFPDIEADEARTGREALDMIRSDSPDLVFLDIQMPGADGFDVLREARCLPDPPLFIFVTAFDQYAIRAFEKNAVDYLLKPVESSRLKVSVERVRELLGRNAPESDPQPEMNDLLAAVGKPLPRVTVEKNGRLQLIDFEKVVYFELSGRKIMVNTYDGCHPCHGLATLDDVETRVSDLPFLRINRSAVVNLSHVKEFSPWTGGKYTLVLNDDGSTELTLSRGRVRDFKQYLGL
- a CDS encoding carbon starvation CstA family protein yields the protein MDAMLMMLAAFAGYIIMYQLYGRYIGKKIFALSQGAKVPSVEMEDGTDYVPTKKEIIFGHHFTSIAGTGPIVGPAIAVIWGWVPAMIWIFVGSIMMGAVHDFGALILSMRNQGKSVSEITAKYINPRTKLFFFVVLFLDLLIVTAIFGLVIAVIFNMYPASVLPVWLEVPIAMALGVIIYKRGGNALTWSLIALALMYVTVVIGTYVPIKIGTIAGIPPTGLWTIALLVYAFIASTLPVTMLLQPRDFINSHQLIVALALMVVGVFAASFSGGQLHIVAPAVQAAPAGAPPMLPFLFITIACGAISGFHSLVSSGTTAKQVASEPDALFVGYGSMLTEAVLSTLVVVAVAAGIGLGYTANGTTLAGLDAWTTHYSSWAAAAGLGSKVAAFVFGAANMIETVGIPHGVALAIMGVFVASFAGTTMDTATRIERYALTELFSGSPIKIFENKYIATGVAVFLAGCLAFSSGANGKGALSLWPLFGCINQILAALVLATITVYLKGRGGLSWIISGIPAVFLGAMTVWAILLNQGRYMDAGNTLLSVINLLVLFVSLWVIFEAFLKFLKTDGVTPAADVS
- a CDS encoding LytS/YhcK type 5TM receptor domain-containing protein, giving the protein MFEYILTLLMTLVGRFGAMLAIGLFVLTLAPIGKLGVGRRPERQYRWMLGLIFGLLGIMGTYGGDIVLGSYANLRGVYVITGGLLGGPLVGFLAGLIAGGHRFLIDIGGFSTIPCALATFLEGTAAGYVSMHLKGNNLSWRAALIFGLVSESIHQLMVLVMAKPFDQALELVKVIALPMIAVNTFGAVLFVQTLHLLFEYRSNRDSSRISQVMEIANKTVAHLRFGLNEESAMNTARIIWDHVPVAAVDLAGPETVLAHLGVGDDHHEPGQPLRTKATRKVLSTGEPVFLRSKAAIGCDNPDCPLDSAVIVPLRKGGLIVGCLKLYGTEDIQLHKVHFELAKGLGDLFSTQLELQDIQTQNQLLAKAEIRRLQTQINPHFLFNALNTIGAFTRTKPERARSLLAELAMYMRRNLDAGDGFTRLGAELDQIRSYLKIEQARFGDRVRSQWELDQGVENIMIPSLIIQPLVENGVKHGILGKVEGGTIAIRITLHEGTLRVEIEDDGVGMTRETLNNVLASTGEFDGDDHIGVRNCNQRLEQVYGPQHALSFTSRPGRGTLVSFTVPLAAEAAA
- a CDS encoding DUF2202 domain-containing protein, yielding MKISRSIVPALVVALILSLPALARAAGHGADGRMESYAASLPAEPLSHAEKEGLAFMFEEEKLARDVYAAMDTAWNDRIFSNIASSEQQHMDSIRTLLVKYGLPVPADTPGQFDDPLIRELFEELTGAGRKSLTDGLRVGATIEDLDIADLKSRLADADNRDIRVVYQNLMKGSRNHLRSFSARLDAAGAPYEARHLRPSEVRAIVTSPNERGMLDENGRPVR